The following proteins are encoded in a genomic region of Oryza brachyantha chromosome 11, ObraRS2, whole genome shotgun sequence:
- the LOC102721965 gene encoding dirigent protein 1-like, translated as MASPSFFLFGSSLLLAAAVFFRHHDGATTHLHFYMHDGYTGPRPTAMRVVSGRSLLEDDGNATATATSPRQFGDIVVLNNALTEGPGAGSARVGTAQGFGVRVSERGVVTDLSMHMVMEAGEHRGSSVAVKGRIDVGVAVRESVVVGGTGRFRLARGYMVSRSYDYSLAGGGVVEIDVYLQH; from the coding sequence ATGGCTTCCCCATCTTTCTTCCTCTTcggctcctccctcctcctcgcagCCGCCGTGTTCTTCCGTCACCACGACGGTGCCACCACGCACCTCCACTTCTACATGCACGACGGCTACACCGGCCCGCGCCCCACCGCCATGCGCGTCGTGTCCGGCCGGTCCTTGCTCGAGGACGACGGCAACGCCACCGCCACAGCCACGTCGCCGCGGCAGTTCGGCGACATCGTGGTGCTGAACAACGCGCTGACGGAGGGgccgggcgccggcagcgcccgcGTGGGCACGGCGCAGGGGTTCGGGGTGCGGGTGTCGGAGCGCGGCGTGGTGACGGACCTGAGCATGCACATGGTGATGGAGGCCGGCGAGCACCGCGGCAGCTCGGTGGCGGTGAAGGGCCGCATCGACGTGGGCGTCGCCGTGCGCGAGTCAGTGGTCGTCGGCGGCACCGGCCGATTCCGGCTGGCGCGCGGGTACATGGTCAGCAGGAGCTACGACTacagcctcgccggcggcggcgtcgtcgagaTCGACGTCTACCTGCAGCACTAG
- the LOC102722254 gene encoding dirigent protein 1-like, which translates to MASLSSLLLGSSFLLVAAVFLHHHIGASTTTHLHFYMHDAYTGPTPTAMRVVSGRSLLDGGGGGGGDLASSPRQFGDIVALNNVLTEGPSAGSARVGTAQGFAVRVSEGGVVSDLSLHMVLEGGEHGGSSVTAKGRIDMDVRERESVVIGGTGRFRFARGYMVTKNYDYSLANGGAVEIDVYLQY; encoded by the coding sequence ATGGCCTCTCTATCTTCCCTCCTGCTCggctcctccttcctccttgtggccgccgtcttcctccaccaccacatcGGCGCCTCCACCACTACTCACCTGCACTTCTACATGCACGACGCCTACACCGGGCCGACCCCCACCGCCATGCGCGTCGTGTCCGGCCGGTCCttgctcgacggcggcggcggcggcggcggcgacctcgcaTCGTCGCCGCGGCAGTTCGGCGACATCGTGGCGCTGAACAACGTGCTGACGGAGGGCCCTTCCGCCGGCAGCGCGCGCGTGGGCACGGCGCAGGGGTTCGCGGTGCGGGTGTCGGAGGGCGGCGTGGTGTCGGACCTGAGCCTGCACATGGTGCTGGAGGgcggcgagcacggcggcAGCTCGGTGACGGCGAAGGGCCGCATCGACATGGACGTCCGCGAGCGCGAATCGGTGGTCATCGGCGGCACGGGGCGGTTCCGCTTCGCGCGCGGGTACATGGTCACCAAGAACTACGACTACAGCCTCGCCAACGGTGGCGCCGTCGAGATCGACGTCTACCTGCAGTACTAG
- the LOC107305293 gene encoding uncharacterized protein LOC107305293 has product MATSVALKCCISEEILDDLEKSINKLDLETDNYLSKMQEKSCEVPQQQQVTNTLNGAISFGVPRMVKGPKTRRSKDPVEQKKRKRSAKNKGEDPNSTTEIRDEIRDDVYEQQSSTMVASDVYGQSSTMNAPLIQAGIQVFYLEFTKISYWDLLLNSYISMNSWCNL; this is encoded by the exons ATGGCGACTTCAGTAGCATTGAAGTGTTGCATATCGGAAGAAATTCTTGATGATTTGGAAAAATCCATAAACAAGCTGGACCTTGAAACAGATAATTATTTAAGCAAAATGCAAGAAAAATCATGTGAGGTTCCACAGCAACAGCAGGTTACAAATACATTAAATGGTGCAATATCCTTCGGAGTTCCTCGGATGGTGAAAGGTCCAAAGACTAGACGATCGAAAGATCCAGTTGaacagaagaaaagaaagagaagtgCTAAGAATAAGG GAGAAGATCCAAATAGTACAACAGAAATTAGAGATGAAATTAGAGATGATGTGTATGAGCAGCAATCTTCTACCATGGTTGCAAGTGATGTTTATGGGCAATCTTCAACCATGAATGCTCCTTTAATCCAAGCGGGTATACAAGTCTTCTACTTGGAGTTCACCAAGATTTCATATTGGGATCTTTTGCTAAACAGTTACATTTCGATGAATAGCTGGTGCAACCTGTAA
- the LOC102722533 gene encoding dirigent protein 1-like encodes MQRGSLQPGCTEFFSAKSPISIMDSLSSLLLGSSFLLAAAVFLGHHDGASTATTTHLHFYMHDDYTGPIPSAMRVVSGRSLLQASSPASTTAVFDGNDTAPASTPPPPRQFGDIVVLNNPLTEGPDAGSARVGTAQGFGVRVLERGVVTDLSMHVVLEAGEHRGSSVAVKGRIDVNVAVRESVVGGGTGRFRLARGYMVSRNYDYNLATGGVVEIDLYLQH; translated from the coding sequence ATGCAGAGAGGGAGTTTGCAGCCCGGCTGCACTGAATTTTTTTCCGCAAAAAGCCCGATATCGATCATGGACTCCCTGTcttccctcctcctcggttcctccttcctcctcgcaGCCGCCGTCTTCCTTGGCCACCATGACggcgcctccaccgccaccaccacgcaCCTGCACTTCTACATGCACGACGACTACACCGGCCCCATCCCGAGCGCCATGCGCGTCGTGTCCGGCCGGTCCTTGCTGCAGGCCTCCTCCCCAGCGAGCACCACCGCCGTCTTCGACGGCAACGACACGGCAccggcgtcgacgccgccgccgccgcggcaatTCGGGGACATCGTGGTGCTGAACAACCCGCTGACGGAGGGgccggacgccggcagcgcgCGCGTGGGCACCGCGCAGGGGTTCGGGGTGCGGGTGTTGGAGCGCGGCGTGGTGACGGACCTGAGCATGCACGTGGTGCTGGAGGCCGGCGAGCACCGCGGCAGCTCGGTGGCGGTGAAGGGCCGCATCGACGTGAACGTCGCCGTGCGTGAGTccgtggtcggcggcggcaccggccggTTCCGGCTCGCGCGTGGGTACATGGTCAGCAGGAACTACGACTACAACCTTGCtaccggcggcgtcgtcgagaTCGACTTGTACCTGCAGCACTAG